The Peptostreptococcaceae bacterium genome has a window encoding:
- a CDS encoding DUF896 domain-containing protein, which translates to MIEKKRLDRINQLARKQKDEGLTKEEKEEQRVLREEYLKSFRKQFRKQLDSIKIVDEKEDKNGQN; encoded by the coding sequence ATGATAGAAAAGAAAAGACTGGATCGAATAAACCAGCTCGCAAGAAAACAAAAAGATGAGGGCTTAACAAAGGAAGAAAAAGAGGAACAGAGGGTGCTTAGGGAAGAATACTTGAAATCTTTCAGAAAACAATTTAGGAAACAGCTTGATTCCATAAAAATAGTTGATGAAAAGGAAGATAAGAATGGCCAAAACTAA